The Arachis hypogaea cultivar Tifrunner chromosome 16, arahy.Tifrunner.gnm2.J5K5, whole genome shotgun sequence genome contains a region encoding:
- the LOC112758468 gene encoding uncharacterized protein isoform X2, giving the protein MIRKIYDHQAVKHFQQLMSDIRKGCDHLTSWIPPAIKKELEAYFTHDEAFKQTNLANRLCPDHRTDLHEDKEQTDREATLAETFKYTLILKANKERFTDERSVAHYEDYTQRLEVATQQSQLPNENDEADSRYKKNSKYHRIYCRT; this is encoded by the exons ATGATCAGGAAGATCTACGACCACCAGGCAGTTAAACATTTTCAGCAGCTGATGAGCGACATTCGTAAGGGGTGCGACCACCTAACGTCGTGGATCCCTCCAGCCATCAAGAAGGAACTAGAGGCCTATTTTACTCATGATGAGGCGTTCAAGCAGACGAACCTCGCTAACAGGCTTTGCCCAGATCATCGAACTGACCTTCATGAAGACAAAGAACAGACTG ACCGTGAGGCGACACTGgcagagaccttcaagtatacccttattttgaaggccaacaaggagagatttaCTGACGAGCGGTCAGTAGCCCATtat GAGGATTACACGCAGAGGTTAGAGGTCGCGACCCAACAATCTCAGTTGCCTAATGAGAACGACGAGGCCGACTCCCGCTACAAGAAAAACTCTAAATACCATCGGATTTACTGTCGGACATAA
- the LOC112758468 gene encoding uncharacterized protein isoform X1, whose amino-acid sequence MISELKFIWDAEHNLMIRKIYDHQAVKHFQQLMSDIRKGCDHLTSWIPPAIKKELEAYFTHDEAFKQTNLANRLCPDHRTDLHEDKEQTDREATLAETFKYTLILKANKERFTDERSVAHYEDYTQRLEVATQQSQLPNENDEADSRYKKNSKYHRIYCRT is encoded by the exons ATGATTTCAGAA TTGAAATTCATATGGGATGCGGAGCATAATCTCATGATCAGGAAGATCTACGACCACCAGGCAGTTAAACATTTTCAGCAGCTGATGAGCGACATTCGTAAGGGGTGCGACCACCTAACGTCGTGGATCCCTCCAGCCATCAAGAAGGAACTAGAGGCCTATTTTACTCATGATGAGGCGTTCAAGCAGACGAACCTCGCTAACAGGCTTTGCCCAGATCATCGAACTGACCTTCATGAAGACAAAGAACAGACTG ACCGTGAGGCGACACTGgcagagaccttcaagtatacccttattttgaaggccaacaaggagagatttaCTGACGAGCGGTCAGTAGCCCATtat GAGGATTACACGCAGAGGTTAGAGGTCGCGACCCAACAATCTCAGTTGCCTAATGAGAACGACGAGGCCGACTCCCGCTACAAGAAAAACTCTAAATACCATCGGATTTACTGTCGGACATAA